A window of Thermosipho affectus contains these coding sequences:
- the iorA gene encoding indolepyruvate ferredoxin oxidoreductase subunit alpha, which translates to MAKVSNMVLLNKPGEKILLLGNHAIARGALEAGIALFAAYPGTPSSELTDTMAAVAKDAGVYMEYSTNEKVAFETALSAAWSGLRAMTAMKHVGLNVAADSFMSAVGMGVEGGFVIMVADDPSMWSSQNEQDTRVFGKFANVPVLEPCSVQEAKDLTKYGFEISEKYKHMVILRTTTRSSHMRGDVVLDKLPDEIVNKIRRVGKFEKDPKRFVDIPAHSRTFHPKILENIEKIREEFNNCPFNRIEGDGKVGIITSGLSYAYVKEAISWLGINNVKVLKLSTPYPVPFGLVEKFLEGLEKVLIVEELEPVVEEQIKLWAYDKGYTIPIYGKNIVPRTYEMDTKRAVKAISKFLNIDTPIDFNALEEKYKEISSMLPPRPPSLCPACPHRNSFFAINKATRKNAIFPSDIGCYTLGVLPPLSAVDTTVAMGGSIGIAHGLSVSLNGATNEEIYNKKEVIVATIGDSTFYHTGLPAIANAIYNRSNILVVIVDNEITAMTGDQPNPGTGDTPHGPGKRIPIEDVVKAMGADFVEVVNPYNIKKTTEVIKKALDVDGVSVVVSRQVCALHRVSQARKKKQKLPTFRVNPDKCTGCKVCVTTFGCPAIFWDSENNKAKIDPTMCWGCGSCAQICPFGAFELVKEAK; encoded by the coding sequence ATGGCAAAAGTTTCTAATATGGTCTTGTTGAACAAACCCGGTGAAAAGATACTCCTTTTAGGTAACCATGCAATAGCAAGAGGAGCACTTGAAGCAGGCATAGCGCTCTTTGCTGCATACCCTGGAACTCCTAGTTCCGAACTAACGGATACAATGGCAGCGGTAGCAAAAGATGCAGGCGTTTATATGGAATACTCTACAAACGAAAAAGTGGCATTCGAAACGGCTTTATCTGCTGCATGGAGTGGTCTTCGCGCGATGACTGCTATGAAACATGTGGGGTTAAACGTTGCTGCAGATTCATTTATGAGTGCCGTAGGAATGGGAGTAGAAGGTGGATTTGTTATAATGGTCGCAGATGATCCAAGCATGTGGTCCTCACAAAATGAGCAAGATACAAGGGTTTTTGGGAAATTTGCAAATGTTCCCGTATTAGAACCATGTAGTGTTCAAGAAGCAAAAGACCTTACAAAATACGGTTTTGAAATTAGCGAAAAGTACAAACACATGGTAATTCTCAGAACAACAACTAGGTCTTCACACATGAGGGGAGATGTGGTATTAGATAAACTACCAGATGAAATAGTAAACAAAATAAGAAGAGTTGGAAAATTTGAGAAAGATCCAAAAAGGTTTGTCGATATACCCGCACATTCTAGAACTTTTCATCCAAAAATTCTTGAAAACATAGAAAAAATTAGAGAAGAATTTAACAACTGTCCATTCAACAGAATAGAAGGTGATGGAAAGGTAGGAATCATTACCTCAGGTCTTTCATATGCATATGTAAAAGAAGCTATCTCCTGGCTGGGAATAAACAACGTAAAAGTCCTTAAACTTTCAACTCCATATCCCGTTCCATTTGGACTTGTCGAAAAGTTCTTAGAAGGACTTGAAAAAGTATTAATAGTTGAAGAGCTTGAACCAGTTGTTGAAGAACAGATAAAATTGTGGGCATATGATAAGGGTTACACCATTCCTATATATGGCAAAAACATTGTACCAAGAACATACGAAATGGATACAAAACGTGCAGTAAAAGCTATTTCGAAATTTTTAAACATCGACACGCCCATTGATTTTAACGCACTAGAAGAAAAATACAAAGAAATAAGCTCAATGCTTCCACCAAGACCACCTTCATTGTGTCCCGCATGTCCACACAGAAATTCGTTTTTTGCAATTAACAAAGCTACAAGAAAAAATGCAATTTTTCCAAGTGATATAGGATGTTATACCTTAGGTGTATTGCCACCTCTTAGTGCCGTTGACACAACAGTTGCAATGGGTGGATCAATTGGGATAGCACATGGACTTAGCGTATCACTAAATGGTGCAACAAATGAAGAAATATACAATAAAAAAGAAGTAATTGTTGCAACAATAGGAGATTCTACCTTTTATCATACGGGACTTCCCGCAATAGCAAATGCCATATACAATAGATCAAACATACTGGTGGTAATTGTAGACAACGAAATTACAGCTATGACTGGTGATCAACCAAATCCAGGTACTGGAGATACCCCACATGGACCTGGAAAAAGAATCCCCATTGAAGATGTGGTAAAGGCTATGGGGGCAGATTTCGTCGAAGTAGTAAATCCGTACAACATAAAGAAAACAACCGAAGTAATCAAAAAAGCATTGGATGTAGACGGTGTTAGTGTTGTTGTATCAAGACAAGTGTGTGCTTTACATAGGGTAAGTCAAGCAAGAAAGAAAAAACAAAAATTACCCACATTTAGGGTTAATCCAGATAAATGTACAGGTTGTAAAGTATGTGTCACCACATTTGGATGCCCTGCAATATTCTGGGATAGTGAAAATAACAAGGCAAAAATTGATCCTACCATGTGTTGGGGTTGTGGAAGCTGTGCACAAATATGTCCATTTGGAGCCTTTGAACTTGTAAAGGAGGCGAAATAA
- a CDS encoding indolepyruvate oxidoreductase subunit beta: protein MVKEYNIVITGVGGQGILTAANLLGWAALKEGYKVRVGEVHGMSQRFGSVISYVRFGENVYGAMVPEGKADVIISFEPVEALRYINYLKEGGLVFTNSRPIQPVQVSMGLAKYPSHEEIKDIVEKNFNAKYLSFDAESLAKEAGNIITTNVVLIGALTSTPDFPLSSQTIKEVIKVSVPPKAVDLNIKAFELGLSKAKEML from the coding sequence ATGGTTAAAGAATACAATATAGTTATTACAGGTGTAGGAGGACAGGGAATACTAACAGCTGCAAACCTACTTGGATGGGCCGCACTAAAAGAAGGCTACAAAGTTAGAGTAGGAGAAGTACACGGAATGAGCCAAAGATTCGGTAGCGTTATATCTTATGTAAGGTTTGGCGAAAATGTCTACGGTGCGATGGTACCAGAAGGAAAGGCAGATGTGATAATATCATTTGAACCAGTAGAAGCATTAAGATATATCAATTACTTAAAAGAAGGTGGTCTTGTATTTACAAATTCCAGACCCATTCAACCTGTACAAGTATCAATGGGACTTGCAAAATACCCTTCACATGAAGAAATTAAAGATATCGTAGAAAAAAATTTTAACGCAAAATATTTAAGTTTTGATGCAGAAAGCCTTGCAAAAGAGGCGGGAAATATAATTACAACAAATGTGGTATTAATTGGCGCTTTAACATCAACACCAGACTTTCCACTCTCTTCCCAAACAATAAAGGAAGTAATTAAAGTTAGTGTTCCACCAAAAGCTGTAGATTTAAATATAAAGGCATTTGAATTGGGGTTAAGCAAAGCAAAAGAAATGTTATAA
- a CDS encoding inorganic phosphate transporter, whose amino-acid sequence MYLLSSIIFGILLGSNDSANIFGPSVEMGILKYRKVTIIAAIFTFLGAIIGGENGIRTISTFSNIDIYSATISVISAAITMFILSKIGIPSSSSQSIVGAIIGINLLTNNLNTKLLLKLFLAWIFTPIGGIIFTYLLYKTLSPLFNKIKSIQTREKIIILSTLIIGSYGAYSLGANNVANITGVFANNIGIKNATFIGGISMAIGALLSNKKVMYTISKKIMELDYFSSAVSSLGQAITVWIYSLVGIPVSVSQAIVGAVIGAGYAKGSKITNKKVIIQIFLTWILTPTFSAFISIILNYLLKISIF is encoded by the coding sequence ATGTATTTACTTTCTTCTATAATCTTTGGTATACTACTGGGTTCAAATGATTCTGCAAATATCTTTGGCCCTTCTGTAGAAATGGGAATATTAAAATACAGAAAAGTCACAATAATTGCGGCTATTTTTACCTTTTTAGGTGCAATAATCGGTGGAGAAAATGGAATAAGAACTATAAGCACCTTTTCAAATATTGATATTTACAGTGCAACAATTTCCGTTATTTCAGCCGCAATTACCATGTTTATACTCTCAAAAATTGGCATTCCTTCGTCTTCTTCACAATCTATTGTTGGAGCAATAATTGGTATAAACTTATTAACCAATAATCTAAATACAAAACTTCTTTTAAAACTCTTTCTTGCCTGGATTTTTACACCCATTGGTGGGATAATCTTTACATACTTATTATATAAAACTTTATCTCCACTGTTTAATAAGATAAAATCGATACAAACAAGGGAGAAAATTATAATACTTTCAACATTAATCATAGGTTCATACGGTGCATATTCCCTTGGAGCAAATAACGTTGCAAACATTACCGGAGTTTTTGCAAACAATATTGGAATTAAAAATGCAACATTTATAGGCGGCATAAGTATGGCAATTGGGGCGCTACTTTCAAATAAAAAGGTTATGTACACTATAAGTAAAAAAATAATGGAATTAGATTATTTTTCCTCTGCTGTATCTTCACTTGGTCAAGCTATAACTGTGTGGATATACTCACTTGTCGGAATACCCGTATCCGTCTCCCAGGCCATTGTTGGCGCAGTCATAGGTGCAGGATACGCAAAGGGATCAAAGATAACAAACAAAAAAGTAATTATCCAAATATTCCTCACTTGGATTCTTACACCCACTTTTTCGGCGTTTATCTCAATTATTCTAAATTACCTTCTTAAAATTTCCATTTTTTAA
- a CDS encoding inorganic phosphate transporter, which produces MYLLPAVFFGWSLGANDAANIFGTAVSNRIIKYRTATVISAIFIIIGAIIGGEKGILTISSISASDLKLAAISVLSSAITMTTMTYIGAPVSSSQAIVGSIIATSLIEGTVKWGILSKLFLAWFFTPIGGIFFSYISYKIFARPFNKIKSIYVKEKVIFFATLIIGAYGAYSLGANNVANITGVFANAIGIKNAALLGGISIALGVLTYSYKVMYTVGTQIIELDYYSSAIAVLGESITVWIYALLGIPVSTSQAIVGAVIGAGYAKGSRISSKKIIFKIVSAWINTPVIAGAITFLIYYLMRLV; this is translated from the coding sequence ATATACCTACTTCCAGCTGTTTTTTTTGGCTGGTCTCTTGGAGCAAATGATGCGGCGAATATATTTGGAACCGCAGTGTCAAATAGAATTATTAAATATCGAACTGCAACAGTAATTTCTGCAATATTTATAATAATCGGTGCAATTATTGGTGGAGAAAAAGGTATTTTAACTATTAGCAGTATTTCCGCAAGCGACTTAAAACTTGCTGCAATATCCGTACTTTCGTCTGCTATTACAATGACCACCATGACTTATATAGGTGCTCCTGTTTCTTCTTCCCAGGCAATAGTAGGTTCAATAATTGCAACTTCTTTAATAGAAGGTACAGTAAAATGGGGCATACTCTCAAAACTTTTTCTTGCGTGGTTTTTTACACCAATTGGTGGTATCTTTTTTAGTTATATATCGTATAAAATCTTTGCAAGGCCATTTAATAAAATAAAATCTATTTATGTAAAGGAAAAAGTTATATTTTTTGCAACATTAATAATAGGGGCATATGGTGCATACTCACTTGGTGCAAATAACGTTGCAAATATCACAGGGGTATTTGCAAATGCCATTGGAATTAAAAATGCCGCATTGTTAGGTGGAATAAGTATAGCATTGGGTGTTTTAACGTATAGTTACAAGGTAATGTACACAGTGGGTACACAAATAATAGAGCTTGATTATTATTCCTCTGCAATTGCGGTATTAGGCGAATCTATTACCGTATGGATCTACGCGCTGCTTGGTATACCCGTCTCAACATCGCAAGCAATAGTAGGGGCAGTTATAGGTGCAGGATATGCAAAGGGCTCGAGAATTTCAAGTAAAAAAATTATTTTCAAAATAGTTAGTGCTTGGATTAATACCCCTGTAATTGCAGGGGCTATAACTTTTCTGATATACTATTTAATGAGACTGGTATAA
- a CDS encoding TIGR00153 family protein, which yields MSLFFGKKEQLVIELFESHLDSVEDTIKKLVELVKENDIEKRKELAEEVRKIESQTDQIRRKSELEMYSGAFLPNFRGDLLGTIEALDRIANKAESVADEIDLQNLVIPQEIRENIIDLVETSLETYKALKKAAKKMFKDFDKASEMIIETEKFEHKTDDIERETIRKIFNLDISLAEKIQLKKLVHRIADISDTSEDVSDRIQIILYKRKV from the coding sequence ATGAGTCTATTTTTTGGTAAAAAAGAGCAACTAGTAATTGAGTTATTTGAAAGTCATTTGGATTCCGTAGAAGATACCATAAAAAAATTGGTAGAACTTGTAAAGGAAAATGATATAGAAAAAAGAAAGGAGCTTGCCGAGGAAGTTAGAAAAATAGAATCACAGACAGATCAAATTAGAAGAAAATCAGAACTTGAAATGTACTCCGGTGCATTTCTTCCAAACTTTAGGGGAGACCTTTTGGGTACCATTGAAGCACTAGATAGAATTGCAAACAAAGCAGAATCAGTAGCCGATGAGATAGATCTACAAAATCTAGTAATCCCACAAGAAATTAGAGAAAATATTATAGATCTCGTTGAAACATCTCTTGAAACCTATAAAGCCTTAAAAAAAGCCGCAAAAAAGATGTTTAAAGATTTTGATAAAGCAAGTGAGATGATAATAGAAACGGAAAAGTTCGAACATAAAACAGATGATATAGAAAGGGAAACAATAAGAAAGATATTTAATCTTGATATATCACTTGCGGAAAAAATACAATTAAAAAAGCTAGTACACAGAATAGCTGACATATCCGATACTTCAGAAGATGTCTCAGATAGAATCCAAATAATACTTTACAAAAGAAAAGTATGA
- a CDS encoding Crp/Fnr family transcriptional regulator, which translates to MISKKNITKEILSLKENIKEHCKIFHIEKNEVLHSPHEKLEQISVVLKGRLKVVKFTSEGNEQVVKYISEMESFGEGLIFAGEFYPSFIISEKKSEIMEISKEGILFLLKNNEEFLITYLNEISRKMVNLSNVIDILIIKSVKERIIKYFSLLHKTQNSDVIFFKSKQKIANDIGSVREVVSKKIKELEKEGIIKIIDKNHIKIINKRLFE; encoded by the coding sequence TTGATTAGTAAAAAAAACATTACAAAAGAAATTTTATCTTTAAAAGAAAATATCAAAGAACATTGTAAAATTTTCCATATAGAAAAAAATGAAGTATTACACTCACCACATGAAAAATTGGAACAAATAAGTGTTGTTTTAAAGGGAAGACTAAAAGTTGTAAAATTTACATCAGAAGGAAATGAACAAGTTGTAAAATATATAAGTGAAATGGAAAGCTTTGGTGAAGGGCTAATATTTGCTGGTGAATTTTATCCATCCTTTATAATCTCCGAAAAGAAATCAGAAATAATGGAAATCTCTAAGGAAGGAATTTTATTTTTGTTAAAAAATAACGAAGAATTCCTTATTACTTATTTGAATGAAATATCAAGAAAAATGGTAAATTTATCAAATGTAATAGATATACTCATTATTAAATCTGTAAAAGAACGGATAATAAAGTACTTCTCACTACTACATAAAACTCAAAACAGTGATGTAATATTTTTTAAGTCAAAACAAAAAATAGCAAATGATATCGGTAGCGTAAGAGAAGTTGTTTCAAAAAAGATTAAAGAACTAGAAAAAGAGGGGATAATAAAGATAATAGATAAAAATCACATTAAAATCATAAATAAAAGGCTTTTTGAATAA
- a CDS encoding permease, whose protein sequence is MNTIILIVIAILFLTWSIFKSKEKTKESLILSKNLLIKTFIEIIGVMALVGLVLAILPPELIKQLLGNSNEFLSTLYGAIIGALTIIPAFIAFPLSKSLYQSGANLTAIAAFITTLTMVGFATMPIETKYFGKKFTLHRLWLSFVAAILIASGMAVIL, encoded by the coding sequence ATGAACACTATAATTTTAATCGTCATAGCAATACTATTTTTAACTTGGTCAATATTTAAAAGTAAAGAAAAAACAAAAGAAAGCCTTATCTTATCAAAAAATCTCCTTATAAAGACATTTATCGAAATAATAGGAGTTATGGCATTAGTTGGTCTAGTTTTGGCAATATTACCACCAGAACTCATAAAGCAACTACTTGGAAATTCAAATGAATTTTTAAGCACGCTTTATGGAGCAATTATAGGGGCCTTAACTATAATACCCGCTTTTATAGCCTTTCCACTATCCAAATCACTTTATCAAAGTGGTGCTAACTTAACTGCAATTGCTGCATTCATAACCACACTAACAATGGTAGGTTTTGCAACTATGCCAATAGAAACAAAGTATTTTGGAAAAAAATTTACACTACATAGGTTATGGTTAAGTTTTGTTGCTGCAATATTAATAGCCTCAGGTATGGCGGTGATATTGTGA
- a CDS encoding permease — protein MIKLIKNNKLIFISIFLYTIAFFVKPSIFYKGLEMTKGFLIEMLEVMPPILIISSLITVWVPSEIIMKHFGKKSGIKGKLLSIFTGAISAGPIYAAFPIAQALFFKGASIANLVIIISSWAVVKIVMFMVESSFLGLSFALTRYILTIPAILLMGYIMEKLVKREDILNEISNNNYTYKNIKEVLHDLPNMDCGACGYANCKAFAKGVLNKEVTIDDCVIRKNAKKIA, from the coding sequence GTGATTAAATTAATAAAAAACAATAAATTAATATTTATTAGTATATTTCTCTATACTATAGCATTTTTTGTAAAACCATCGATATTTTACAAAGGTTTGGAAATGACAAAAGGATTTCTTATAGAAATGCTAGAAGTTATGCCACCCATTCTTATAATATCTTCACTAATAACAGTATGGGTACCTTCAGAAATTATAATGAAACACTTTGGAAAAAAATCTGGGATAAAGGGTAAACTCTTATCAATATTTACAGGTGCAATATCGGCAGGTCCAATATACGCGGCTTTTCCCATTGCACAAGCTCTATTTTTCAAAGGGGCAAGTATTGCAAATTTAGTGATAATTATTAGTTCATGGGCAGTAGTTAAAATCGTAATGTTTATGGTCGAATCAAGCTTTCTTGGACTATCTTTTGCATTAACAAGATATATACTAACAATACCGGCTATTTTACTGATGGGATACATTATGGAAAAATTAGTTAAAAGAGAAGACATTTTAAATGAAATCTCAAACAACAATTACACGTACAAAAATATAAAGGAAGTATTACACGATTTACCAAACATGGATTGCGGTGCCTGCGGATATGCAAATTGCAAAGCTTTTGCAAAAGGAGTTTTAAATAAAGAAGTTACAATTGATGATTGTGTTATCAGAAAAAACGCAAAAAAAATAGCATAA
- the tsf gene encoding translation elongation factor Ts has translation MISAKLVKELRDRTGAGMMECKKALEEANGDIEKAIEVLRKRGIAKAAKKASRETGEGIIASYVHFNKRIGVLVELNCETDFVARTEEFQELGNKIAMHIAAMSPRWVKREEVPQEVIEKEKDIYREQLKDSGKPENVIERIIEGKLNKFFEENCLYEQKFAFDEEKTVEDMIKEAIAKIGENIKVSRFVKFTVGE, from the coding sequence ATGATTAGTGCAAAACTTGTTAAGGAGCTTAGAGATAGAACGGGTGCTGGAATGATGGAATGTAAAAAGGCACTAGAAGAGGCAAACGGAGATATAGAAAAGGCCATAGAGGTCTTAAGAAAAAGGGGTATTGCAAAGGCTGCAAAAAAGGCATCAAGGGAAACAGGAGAAGGTATAATTGCATCTTATGTACATTTTAACAAAAGAATAGGAGTTTTGGTGGAATTAAATTGTGAAACAGACTTTGTTGCAAGAACAGAAGAATTCCAAGAACTTGGAAACAAAATAGCAATGCACATTGCTGCAATGTCACCAAGATGGGTAAAAAGAGAAGAAGTACCACAAGAGGTTATCGAAAAAGAAAAGGATATCTACAGAGAACAACTCAAAGATTCTGGAAAACCAGAAAATGTTATTGAAAGAATAATTGAAGGAAAATTAAACAAATTCTTTGAGGAAAATTGTCTTTACGAACAAAAATTTGCATTTGATGAAGAAAAGACAGTTGAGGATATGATAAAAGAAGCAATTGCAAAGATAGGAGAAAATATCAAAGTTTCAAGATTTGTTAAATTTACAGTAGGTGAATAA
- a CDS encoding PHP domain-containing protein, translated as MIDYHLHSNFSADSTSSIDDILSMAGNLSIIITDHYEAVDGEESFKFDVEVYKREMRKRNLPIGVEFGWDGKGKIDIDLKEFDFVILSNHKRYDEKDRQKVYEKYLLDLYTFVKKIDDFHVLGHLDFPRRFSDGFEPFSKKLYPIIEDVLRLVLEKGKTIEVNTAGIFRYGEPNPSIDILKLFKKLGGKYVTIGSDAHKVEHVGRGIEKVYEILEEVGIKYLMVYENGWKISSKNI; from the coding sequence ATGATAGATTACCATTTACACAGTAACTTTTCCGCAGATTCCACATCTTCTATAGATGATATACTAAGTATGGCTGGAAATTTGAGTATAATAATAACGGATCACTATGAAGCAGTGGATGGTGAGGAAAGTTTTAAATTTGATGTGGAAGTGTATAAAAGAGAGATGAGAAAAAGGAATCTACCAATAGGTGTGGAATTTGGATGGGACGGAAAAGGAAAGATTGATATAGATTTAAAGGAATTTGATTTTGTTATTCTTTCAAATCATAAGAGATATGATGAAAAAGATAGACAAAAGGTATATGAGAAGTATCTTTTGGATTTATACACATTTGTAAAGAAAATAGATGATTTTCACGTACTAGGGCATCTTGATTTTCCAAGGAGGTTTTCTGATGGTTTTGAACCTTTTTCTAAAAAGCTTTATCCAATTATTGAAGATGTGTTAAGACTTGTACTTGAAAAGGGAAAAACAATCGAAGTTAATACTGCTGGTATTTTTAGATATGGTGAGCCAAATCCTTCAATTGATATTTTAAAACTCTTTAAGAAACTTGGTGGAAAATATGTTACAATAGGTTCCGATGCCCATAAAGTAGAACATGTTGGAAGGGGAATAGAAAAGGTGTATGAAATTTTAGAAGAGGTAGGTATAAAGTATTTGATGGTATATGAGAATGGGTGGAAAATATCTTCTAAAAATATATAA
- a CDS encoding CTP synthase, with the protein MPQKFIVVTGGVLSGIGKGIFSASLARILKDSGIDVNILKIDPYLNVDAGTMNPNQHGEVFVTDDGYEADLDLGHYERFLGINVSRKNNITAGQIYFSVIQRERDGRYLGSTVQIVPHVTSEIKDRIKSMDGELLVIEIGGTVGDIEGEVFLEAVRELAFEVGRENFHFVHVTYVPYLRTTNEFKTKPTQQSVQLLRKIGIHPDTIIVRTEMPIDANSLFKVALFSGVPKNRVINLPDVSNVYEVPVVLHSLNLHNLISEKLDLDIKDNFSWNYPKSFELLKIGIVGKYLGTDDAYKSIIESVYLSGAQKPVIVDAQELEDMTDEQVKDYLDGFDALIIPGGFGRRGIEGKIKAIKYARENKKPILGICLGMQLMAIEFARNVGGYEWANSTEFDPNTPYPVVNMMESQKEILKLGGTMRLGAQKTNVLENTLLSKIYGNQLVIYERHRHRYEVDAESFSDIFKLPGNEGYKLTISAKSDFVEAVELEDHPFFLGVQYHPEYKSKVGTPHPIFKWLVNIAGGKK; encoded by the coding sequence ATGCCTCAAAAATTTATTGTGGTTACTGGTGGTGTATTAAGTGGAATAGGAAAGGGAATTTTTTCCGCATCTCTTGCCAGGATTTTAAAAGATAGTGGTATAGATGTTAATATATTAAAGATAGATCCTTACTTAAATGTAGATGCGGGGACTATGAATCCAAATCAGCACGGTGAAGTATTTGTTACAGACGATGGTTATGAGGCAGACCTTGATTTGGGACATTATGAAAGATTTTTGGGAATAAACGTTTCAAGAAAAAATAATATTACGGCGGGGCAGATATACTTTTCCGTTATCCAACGTGAAAGGGATGGAAGGTATTTGGGTTCCACCGTTCAAATAGTACCTCATGTCACATCTGAAATTAAAGATAGAATTAAGTCAATGGATGGAGAACTCTTGGTAATAGAAATAGGGGGAACAGTTGGAGATATAGAGGGTGAAGTGTTTTTAGAAGCGGTAAGAGAACTTGCCTTTGAAGTGGGAAGGGAAAATTTCCACTTTGTGCATGTAACATATGTTCCGTATCTTAGAACCACAAATGAGTTTAAGACCAAACCCACTCAGCAATCTGTTCAGCTTTTAAGGAAAATAGGTATTCACCCTGACACTATAATAGTTAGAACGGAAATGCCTATCGATGCTAATAGTTTGTTTAAGGTAGCGTTATTTAGTGGTGTACCAAAAAATAGGGTGATAAATCTCCCAGATGTATCAAATGTATACGAGGTACCAGTGGTACTTCACTCGTTAAATTTACATAATCTTATTTCTGAAAAATTGGACTTGGATATTAAAGATAATTTTTCTTGGAATTATCCAAAATCATTTGAGCTTTTAAAAATAGGAATTGTAGGAAAATACCTTGGTACAGATGATGCATACAAAAGTATAATTGAATCTGTATACCTTTCTGGTGCTCAAAAACCCGTGATTGTAGATGCACAAGAACTTGAAGATATGACAGATGAACAGGTAAAAGATTACCTTGATGGTTTTGATGCGTTAATTATACCAGGAGGGTTTGGAAGAAGGGGAATAGAAGGTAAAATAAAGGCGATAAAGTATGCGCGTGAGAATAAAAAACCCATTCTTGGAATATGCCTTGGTATGCAACTTATGGCAATTGAATTTGCAAGAAACGTCGGAGGATACGAATGGGCAAATTCCACAGAATTTGATCCAAATACACCGTATCCCGTGGTTAATATGATGGAATCTCAAAAAGAAATTTTAAAACTAGGTGGTACTATGAGGCTTGGAGCTCAAAAGACAAATGTTTTAGAAAACACACTTTTGAGCAAAATATACGGCAACCAATTAGTAATATACGAAAGACATAGACACAGATACGAAGTTGATGCCGAATCATTTTCAGATATATTTAAATTACCTGGTAATGAGGGTTATAAATTAACGATTTCTGCAAAATCAGATTTTGTTGAGGCTGTGGAATTGGAAGATCATCCATTTTTCTTGGGAGTACAGTACCATCCAGAATACAAATCAAAGGTTGGAACACCTCATCCAATTTTTAAGTGGTTAGTAAATATTGCAGGTGGAAAGAAATGA